In a genomic window of Nitrospinota bacterium:
- a CDS encoding polymer-forming cytoskeletal protein, which translates to MNLGKLNSYFGEGTVLKGSLKFKGVLRFDGDFEGDIATDDTLIIGETGIVKATLGVGSLHNFGKVNGDVDASKNISLHANSKLEGNIRTPSLMTEDMARFEGACSMPVVERPDHSEADMIAAAMSGPAQTVNPYELVGKEPPVKESFLAAFTLKQKASAAGAGALLIILIMIWAVFGGEKKSPEKAAEEAAVTMEKTQTAAKQEIVPQDSGAVKAVSDNDIAKLKKDIEADAKNPHPHQILSKIYLGKRDYKNAVATLEQGVAAIPGNEELVTLAGQTLHRSGREKEALKYFISLAQINPNSAEAINNTAFQKMESGALDQSAELFRSALAKDPANFRSKIGLAAVYSKQEENAKAIQECANILKEADDYSPAMNRLAWIYAKQGNNLKEAQTLSEKSLAIYADIPEYIDTLSEVNFKLGNYNESIKLIKRAIELAPAEPYYKRQLFKYQRTQKGKAQPAPKPEPVM; encoded by the coding sequence ATGAACTTAGGCAAGCTCAACTCGTATTTCGGCGAAGGGACTGTATTAAAGGGCTCACTGAAGTTCAAAGGTGTCCTCAGGTTTGACGGGGACTTCGAGGGGGACATCGCCACGGATGACACTCTCATAATAGGCGAAACAGGGATTGTCAAGGCGACGCTGGGGGTCGGCTCTCTCCATAATTTCGGCAAGGTCAACGGCGACGTGGACGCCAGCAAGAACATATCGCTCCACGCCAACAGCAAGCTTGAGGGGAACATCCGCACACCGTCGCTTATGACGGAGGACATGGCCCGTTTCGAGGGGGCCTGCTCCATGCCTGTGGTGGAACGGCCGGACCATTCCGAGGCGGACATGATAGCCGCGGCCATGTCCGGCCCGGCGCAGACGGTGAATCCGTATGAACTGGTGGGCAAGGAACCGCCGGTGAAGGAGAGCTTCCTTGCCGCGTTCACGTTAAAGCAGAAGGCTTCCGCTGCGGGAGCCGGAGCCTTGTTGATAATCCTGATTATGATATGGGCAGTGTTCGGCGGAGAGAAAAAATCGCCGGAAAAAGCCGCTGAAGAAGCTGCCGTCACTATGGAAAAGACGCAGACGGCCGCCAAACAGGAGATAGTCCCGCAGGATTCAGGCGCGGTGAAGGCCGTTTCTGACAACGACATAGCCAAGCTGAAAAAGGACATCGAGGCCGACGCGAAAAATCCCCATCCACACCAGATCCTGTCCAAAATCTATCTTGGGAAACGTGATTACAAGAACGCCGTGGCCACGCTGGAGCAGGGGGTGGCGGCGATTCCCGGCAACGAGGAGCTTGTGACATTGGCGGGGCAGACCCTGCACAGGAGCGGAAGGGAAAAGGAGGCGCTCAAGTACTTCATCTCCCTGGCCCAGATAAACCCCAACTCCGCCGAGGCCATAAACAACACCGCTTTCCAGAAGATGGAGAGCGGGGCGCTGGACCAGTCGGCGGAACTGTTCCGGAGCGCCCTGGCCAAAGACCCGGCCAATTTCCGTTCCAAGATAGGACTTGCCGCCGTGTACAGCAAGCAGGAGGAGAACGCCAAGGCCATCCAGGAATGCGCGAATATACTCAAGGAGGCGGACGATTACTCCCCGGCGATGAACCGGCTGGCGTGGATATACGCCAAGCAGGGGAACAACCTGAAGGAAGCGCAGACGCTTTCGGAGAAATCCCTGGCGATATATGCGGACATCCCGGAGTATATAGACACACTTTCCGAGGTCAACTTCAAGCTGGGCAATTATAACGAGTCCATAAAGCTGATAAAGCGGGCGATCGAACTTGCGCCGGCGGAGCCGTATTACAAACGGCAGTTGTTCAAGTACCAGCGAACCCAGAAGGGCAAGGCCCAGCCGGCGCCAAAACCCGAACCGGTTATGTAG
- the moaC gene encoding cyclic pyranopterin monophosphate synthase MoaC, translated as MPMSLTHFNERGEARMVNVGGKTDTLRVAVAEGRVVMKPDTLRLIMEGGVKKGDVLNTARLAGIMAAKKTGDLIPLCHPVPIHAVELELAPQVESSSVLIRARVETVGKTGVEMDALMAVSVAALTVYDMVKSAGKDMEITGISLLEKSGGKSGHYIKPGHRPEK; from the coding sequence TTGCCCATGTCATTGACCCATTTTAACGAGCGCGGCGAGGCCAGGATGGTCAACGTTGGCGGGAAGACCGACACGTTGCGCGTGGCCGTGGCCGAAGGGCGCGTTGTGATGAAGCCCGACACCCTGCGGCTTATCATGGAAGGCGGGGTGAAAAAAGGGGATGTGCTCAACACAGCCCGTCTGGCCGGGATCATGGCGGCGAAAAAAACAGGCGATCTTATCCCCCTGTGCCACCCTGTCCCCATCCATGCCGTGGAATTGGAGCTTGCGCCGCAGGTGGAATCTTCTAGCGTGCTCATCCGGGCCCGGGTGGAGACTGTTGGCAAGACAGGGGTGGAGATGGACGCGCTGATGGCGGTGTCGGTGGCGGCGCTGACGGTTTACGACATGGTGAAGTCCGCCGGGAAAGATATGGAGATAACGGGCATTTCCCTGCTGGAAAAATCCGGGGGGAAAAGCGGACACTATATCAAACCGGGCCACAGGCCGGAAAAATGA
- the tatA gene encoding twin-arginine translocase TatA/TatE family subunit gives MISMPKLLLLLAIVVIIFGATRLPAIGSGLGEGIKNFRKSLKSGKDDKEDS, from the coding sequence ATGATAAGTATGCCGAAACTTCTTCTGCTGTTGGCGATAGTGGTGATAATTTTCGGGGCCACCAGGCTGCCGGCCATCGGCTCCGGGCTGGGCGAAGGGATAAAAAACTTCCGCAAATCCCTTAAAAGCGGCAAGGACGACAAAGAAGACTCTTGA
- the mobB gene encoding molybdopterin-guanine dinucleotide biosynthesis protein B: MDKKPALLAFSGPSGSGKTSLIEKLLARLVSGGIRAGAIKRSHHKVDLDREGKDSARFSGVGANPVIIATEDFIGYMERTQEPPKPASLAKYFEGKADIVIIEGYKDEAVRKLVFADPGQTPPEGADGYITVGDPGKFTGADGRPVFHRDDVDGILRWILNTLLPEMRVKE; the protein is encoded by the coding sequence ATGGACAAAAAACCGGCCCTCCTCGCGTTTTCCGGCCCTTCTGGCTCCGGGAAGACCTCCCTTATCGAGAAACTGCTGGCGCGGCTCGTCTCCGGAGGGATACGCGCCGGTGCGATCAAACGCAGCCACCACAAGGTGGACCTGGACAGGGAAGGGAAAGATTCGGCCCGGTTTTCAGGGGTCGGGGCCAATCCTGTCATCATCGCCACGGAGGACTTCATCGGCTACATGGAAAGAACCCAGGAGCCGCCAAAACCGGCCAGCCTTGCCAAGTATTTCGAGGGAAAAGCTGATATAGTGATTATCGAGGGATACAAGGACGAAGCGGTAAGAAAGCTGGTCTTCGCGGATCCCGGGCAAACGCCTCCCGAAGGCGCCGATGGATATATAACTGTGGGCGATCCCGGGAAATTCACGGGGGCGGACGGCAGGCCGGTTTTTCACCGGGACGACGTGGATGGTATCCTGCGGTGGATATTAAACACGCTCCTGCCGGAGATGAGGGTAAAGGAATAA
- a CDS encoding type II toxin-antitoxin system RelE/ParE family toxin, producing the protein MNRVFVTRHFARWISKTDLPRKALLKAVCEMQAGMIDAGLGGGLVKKRVALPGRGKRGGARTIVATNKDDRWIFIFGFSKNERDNISESELEAFKMIASDLMRMSIMELDLAKNSGILEELIDET; encoded by the coding sequence ATGAATAGGGTCTTTGTCACACGGCACTTTGCCCGGTGGATAAGCAAAACAGATTTGCCGCGAAAGGCTCTTTTGAAAGCCGTCTGTGAAATGCAGGCGGGGATGATAGACGCCGGCCTTGGCGGCGGCCTGGTCAAAAAACGGGTGGCGCTGCCTGGGCGGGGAAAACGCGGCGGGGCGAGGACAATTGTCGCGACGAACAAGGATGACCGTTGGATATTCATTTTCGGGTTTTCTAAAAACGAGCGGGATAACATCAGCGAAAGTGAATTGGAGGCGTTCAAGATGATCGCTTCCGATTTGATGCGGATGTCAATTATGGAACTTGATCTGGCGAAGAACTCCGGAATATTGGAGGAATTAATTGATGAGACATAG
- a CDS encoding helix-turn-helix domain-containing protein codes for MRHRAKASSRGLEAAHQTALDLSKAGFIDKRRMMEYDALCLEPVPGYSSVRIRALRKRHKLSQAVFASVLNTSLSTIRQWEIGAKHPSGPSLKLLSLLDRKGLETLI; via the coding sequence ATGAGACATAGGGCGAAAGCTTCCAGCCGGGGGCTGGAGGCCGCGCACCAGACCGCGTTGGACTTGAGCAAGGCCGGTTTTATAGACAAGCGGCGCATGATGGAATATGACGCGTTATGCTTGGAGCCTGTGCCGGGATATTCCAGCGTCCGGATACGGGCACTGCGGAAGAGGCACAAACTGAGCCAGGCGGTCTTCGCTTCGGTATTGAACACAAGCCTGTCCACGATCCGGCAATGGGAAATCGGCGCCAAGCATCCCAGCGGCCCGTCGCTCAAGCTTCTAAGCCTTCTGGACCGCAAAGGGCTGGAAACGCTGATTTGA